A DNA window from Arachis duranensis cultivar V14167 chromosome 3, aradu.V14167.gnm2.J7QH, whole genome shotgun sequence contains the following coding sequences:
- the LOC107478565 gene encoding derlin-1, translating to MSSPAEWYHSLPPISKAYGTACVFATAAYHLGLYRLPHIALIYEYVFYRFQVWRLVTNFFFLGPFSINFGIRLLMIARYGVQLEKGPFERRTADFLWMMIFGALVLLALSAIPFLWDPFLAVSLVFMLVYVWSREFPNAQINIYGLVQLKAFYLPWAMLALDVIFGSPLTADLLGIIAGHLYYFLTVLHPLASGKYILKTPAWVDKLVARRRIGAPVARPMSRGQPVSNTPQDSSSGVAFRGRSYRLGG from the exons ATGTCTTCTCCCGCTGA GTGGTATCACTCGCTTCCACCCATAAGCAAGGCTTATGGCACTGCTTGTGTGTTCGCTACCGCAGCTTATCATCTCGGATTGTATCGTCTGCCTCATATTGCATTAATATATGAATACGTCTTCTATAGGTTTCAG GTCTGGAGGCTGGTCACAAACTTCTTTTTCCTTGGACCGTTCTCTATCAATTTTGGGATTCGTCTCTTAATGAT AGCAAGGTATGGTGTCCAACTTGAGAAGGGACCATTTGAAAGGCGGACTGCTGATTTCTTGTGGATGATGATATTTGGAGCCTTGGTGCTATTG GCTTTGTCTGCCATCCCCTTTCTTTGGGACCCTTTTTTGGCAGTATCACTTGTTTTTATGCTCGTTTATGTTTGGAGTAGAGAATTCCCAAATGCCCAAATCAACATATACGGACTTGTTCAACTTAAG GCTTTCTATCTTCCATGGGCGATGCTTGCTTTGGATGTCATATTTGGTTCCCCTCTTACAGCTGATCTGTTGGGTATCATTGCAGGACATCTGTATTATTTCTTGACAGTGCTGCATCCACTAGCAAGTGGAAAGTACATTTTAAAGACTCCTGCCTGGGT agatAAATTGGTTGCGAGAAGGAGAATAGGAGCACCAGTGGCAAGACCTATGAGCCGTGGCCAGCCTGTTAGTAATACTCCACAAGACAGTAGTTCAGGGGTTGCTTTCAGGGGAAGATCCTATCGACTTGGTGGATAG